The following coding sequences are from one Papilio machaon chromosome 8, ilPapMach1.1, whole genome shotgun sequence window:
- the LOC106720260 gene encoding proline-rich protein 4, with the protein MIILRSSLILAVAISLATAEEKAEKDNKAEPKPVEESKKQDKRGLSDFGYGGGDHGSFGGGDHGNFGGDFGHGYGGHDFGGEGGFGSDGGSFGGGHGHETHEEKTITIIKKVPVPYPVEKHIPVPVEKHVPVPVKVHVPQPYPVVKTVHFPVKEYIKVPEYIKKPYPVEKQVPVPVEVHVDRPVPVKVYEQVPYPVEKHIPVPVKVHVPHPYPVEKEVHFPVKVPVKVNVPYPVEKIIHYPVHVPVDHPVPVHVEKPVPVHVEKHVPYPVEKKVPYPVKVHVDNPVPVHVDKPVPYPVKVPVPAPYPVEKVIPYPVEKKVPIPVKVPVDRPVPVHIEKHVPYPVEKHVPYHVKVPVPIVHHEEKHEVSYGGHESYGGHDFGSSEGFGGHFGSSEGGHEFHH; encoded by the exons ATGATAATTTTG CGATCTTCCTTAATCTTGGCCGTGGCTATAAGCCTGGCCACGGCAGAGGAGAAGGCAGAAAAGGACAACAAGGCTGAACCAAAACCAGTAGAAGAAAGTAAGAAACAGGACAAGAGAGGTCTTTCAGACTTTGGATACGGCGGTGGTGATCATGGAAGTTTCGGCGGTGGTGATCATGGAAATTTCGGCGGCGATTTCGGACATGGTTACGGTGGTCACGATTTTGGAGGCGAAGGTGGCTTCGGAAGTGACGGCGGCAGTTTCGGAGGAGGACACGGGCATGAAACGCACGAGGAGAAAACGATCACAATTATAAAGAAGGTTCCGGTACCGTACCCGGTCGAGAAACACATTCCCGTACCAGTAGAGAAACATGTACCAGTACCAGTTAAAGTGCATGTGCCTCAACCGTACCCAGTTGTGAAGACCGTACACTTCCCCGTCAAGGAGTACATCAAAGTTCCTGAATATATCAAAAAACCATACCCAGTTGAGAAACAAGTGCCCGTACCGGTCGAAGTCCACGTCGACAGGCCCGTCCCAGTGAAAGTATACGAACAAGTGCCGTATCCCGTTGAGAAACACATCCCCGTGCCAGTAAAAGTACATGTGCCACACCCGTATCCAGTTGAGAAGGAAGTGCATTTCCCAGTGAAGGTCCCCGTCAAAGTAAATGTGCCTTATCCAGTAGAGAAAATAATCCACTACCCTGTTCATGTGCCAGTAGACCACCCCGTTCCGGTGCATGTTGAAAAACCCGTTCCTGTACACGTAGAAAAGCACGTGCCCTACCCTGTCGAAAAGAAAGTGCCTTACCCAGTAAAGGTGCACGTTGATAATCCTGTCCCAGTTCATGTTGATAAGCCAGTGCCCTACCCGGTGAAAGTACCAGTGCCGGCGCCGTACCCCGTAGAGAAGGTCATCCCGTACCCGGTAGAGAAGAAAGTACCTATACCAGTCAAAGTACCAGTCGACAGGCCCGTACCGGTTCACATAGAAAAGCACGTGCCATACCCGGTTGAGAAGCACGTTCCTTATCATGTGAAGGTACCAGTACCGATCGTTCACCACGAGGAAAAGCACGAAGTTTCCTATGGAGGCCACGAAAGCTACGGAGGTCATGACTTCGGAAGTTCGGAGGGCTTCGGGGGACATTTCGGTAGCTCCGAGGGTGGGCACGAGTTCCACCACTAA